In the genome of Streptomyces sp. V2I9, one region contains:
- a CDS encoding uridine kinase, with the protein MGPSDAAVRHSPSTWQQPCPAPASAERSALVAALAERVLALGAGRLLVGVDGFTASGKTSFGHELASRITESGRPVFRATLDDFKNPWKDRHLYDRESGAGYYRNVYDYDAARRLLLDPFRSPEAEACALCSIDPLTQQSHATETTPLTPDAVLIVDGVFAFRPEIDAYWDFRIWLDVDAELSVRRGAVRDRNWAGSDAESIHRDRYLVAERLYLAEVDPLPRMDAIVDNTDFARPRVVERG; encoded by the coding sequence ATGGGACCCTCTGACGCCGCCGTACGCCACTCGCCCTCGACCTGGCAACAGCCGTGCCCCGCCCCGGCGTCGGCCGAACGCAGCGCCCTGGTCGCGGCACTCGCCGAGCGCGTCCTGGCCCTCGGCGCGGGCCGCCTCCTCGTCGGCGTCGACGGTTTCACGGCGTCGGGGAAGACGAGCTTCGGGCACGAACTGGCCTCGCGCATAACGGAGTCGGGCCGACCGGTGTTCCGGGCCACGCTGGACGACTTCAAGAACCCGTGGAAGGACCGCCATCTGTACGACCGGGAGTCGGGGGCAGGCTACTACCGCAACGTGTACGACTACGACGCGGCCAGGCGCCTCCTCCTGGACCCGTTCCGCTCACCGGAGGCGGAGGCGTGCGCGCTGTGTTCGATCGACCCGCTGACGCAGCAGTCCCATGCGACGGAGACGACCCCGCTCACCCCGGACGCGGTCCTGATCGTGGACGGCGTATTCGCGTTCCGCCCGGAGATCGACGCGTACTGGGACTTCCGCATCTGGCTGGACGTGGACGCCGAACTCTCCGTACGCCGGGGTGCGGTACGCGACCGGAATTGGGCGGGCTCGGACGCGGAGTCGATCCACCGCGACCGCTACCTGGTGGCGGAACGGCTGTACCTGGCGGAGGTCGACCCGCTGCCGAGGATGGACGCGATCGTGGACAACACGGACTTCGCGCGCCCGCGGGTGGTGGAGCGGGGCTGA
- a CDS encoding SIS domain-containing protein: protein MSDSKLAGQFFDAAIGLLTRVRDEEAENIAAAGAAIADTVEAGGRLFTCGAGHSSLPAQDVVYRAGGLALMNLLAVPGAVGVDVMPATLGSALERVDGLASAVLDSSPATAGDLLVIISLSGRNALPVEMAQNARALGLKVIGVTSVAYAENTRSRHASGGFLRDHCDIVLDSKIAIGDAELTAPGVDAPFAPASTVVTSAIMQAMLAAAVERLVARGIEPPMLRSGNVDGGHEWNGRIMTEYRDRIFYRH, encoded by the coding sequence ATGAGCGACAGCAAGCTGGCCGGTCAGTTCTTCGATGCGGCGATCGGCCTGCTGACGCGGGTGCGGGACGAGGAGGCGGAGAACATCGCCGCGGCGGGCGCGGCGATCGCGGACACCGTCGAAGCGGGCGGGCGGCTCTTCACCTGCGGCGCGGGCCACTCCTCCCTTCCCGCCCAGGACGTCGTCTACCGCGCGGGCGGCCTCGCCCTGATGAACCTGCTCGCCGTGCCCGGCGCGGTCGGCGTGGACGTCATGCCCGCCACGCTCGGCTCGGCGCTGGAGCGGGTGGACGGGCTCGCCTCGGCCGTCCTGGACTCCAGCCCGGCCACCGCCGGGGACCTGCTGGTGATCATCTCGCTCTCCGGGCGCAACGCCCTGCCGGTCGAGATGGCGCAGAACGCCCGCGCGCTCGGGCTGAAGGTCATCGGCGTGACCTCCGTCGCGTACGCGGAGAACACCCGGTCCCGGCACGCGTCGGGCGGCTTCCTGCGGGACCACTGCGACATCGTCCTCGACAGCAAGATCGCGATCGGCGACGCGGAACTGACGGCCCCCGGCGTGGACGCCCCCTTCGCCCCCGCCTCGACCGTGGTGACCAGTGCGATCATGCAGGCGATGCTGGCGGCCGCCGTGGAGCGGCTGGTGGCCCGCGGCATCGAGCCGCCCATGCTGCGCTCGGGGAACGTCGACGGGGGCCACGAGTGGAACGGCCGGATCATGACGGAGTACCGGGACCGGATCTTCTACCGCCACTGA
- a CDS encoding citrate synthase 2: MSDFVPGLEGVVAFETEIAEPDKEGGSLRYRGVDIEDLVGHVSFGNVWGLLVDGAFDPGLPPAEPFPIPVHSGDIRVDVQSALAMLAPVWGLKPLLDIDEATARDDLARAAVMALSYVAQSARGQGLPMVPQSEIDKAHSVVERFMIRWRGEPDPKHVKAVDAYWTSAAEHGMNASTFTARVIASTGADVAAALSGAVGAMSGPLHGGAPSRVLGMIEEIERTGDATAYVKQALDRGERLMGFGHRVYRAEDPRARVLRRTARELAAPRFEVAEALEKAALEELHNRRPDRVLATNVEFWAAIVLDFAEVPAHMFTSMFTCARTAGWSAHILEQKRTGRLVRPSATYIGPGTRDPREISGYEDIVAG, from the coding sequence ATGTCCGATTTCGTACCCGGTCTTGAGGGAGTCGTCGCGTTCGAAACGGAGATCGCCGAACCGGACAAGGAAGGCGGTTCGCTCCGCTATCGCGGGGTGGACATCGAGGACCTGGTCGGTCACGTCTCCTTCGGCAACGTGTGGGGCCTGCTGGTGGACGGGGCGTTCGATCCGGGCCTGCCGCCCGCCGAACCGTTCCCGATCCCCGTGCACTCCGGTGACATCCGCGTGGACGTCCAGTCGGCGCTGGCGATGCTCGCGCCCGTCTGGGGCCTGAAGCCGCTGCTGGACATCGACGAGGCGACCGCCCGCGACGACCTGGCACGGGCGGCGGTCATGGCGCTGTCGTACGTCGCCCAGTCGGCGCGCGGCCAGGGTCTGCCGATGGTCCCGCAGAGCGAGATCGACAAGGCGCACTCGGTGGTCGAGCGCTTCATGATCCGCTGGCGCGGTGAGCCTGACCCGAAGCACGTGAAGGCGGTCGACGCGTACTGGACATCGGCGGCGGAGCACGGGATGAACGCCTCCACGTTCACGGCCCGCGTCATCGCCTCGACCGGTGCGGACGTCGCGGCGGCGCTGTCCGGCGCGGTCGGTGCGATGTCGGGTCCGCTGCACGGCGGGGCCCCGTCGCGGGTCCTCGGCATGATCGAGGAGATCGAGCGGACGGGCGACGCGACGGCGTACGTGAAGCAGGCCCTGGACCGGGGCGAGCGCCTGATGGGCTTCGGCCACCGTGTCTACCGTGCCGAGGACCCGCGCGCCCGCGTCCTGCGCCGCACCGCCCGCGAGCTGGCGGCCCCGCGCTTCGAGGTGGCGGAGGCGCTGGAGAAGGCGGCCCTGGAGGAGCTGCACAACCGCCGCCCGGACCGGGTGCTGGCGACGAACGTGGAGTTCTGGGCGGCGATCGTCCTGGACTTCGCGGAGGTCCCCGCGCACATGTTCACGTCGATGTTCACGTGTGCCCGTACGGCGGGCTGGTCGGCGCACATCCTGGAGCAGAAGCGCACGGGCCGCCTGGTGCGTCCCTCGGCGACGTACATCGGCCCGGGGACGCGGGACCCGCGTGAGATCAGCGGGTACGAGGACATCGTCGCGGGTTGA
- a CDS encoding acyltransferase family protein codes for MPAPVATVPRPPRTARKVRPWSRWARWARWARWTRRAREARPCGPYGDGRLAAIDGLRLLAAIAVAAYHFVGTPTRDFWGTDTAHDLNAVAPTLHPVSGYGWLGVEAFFLISGFVICMSCWGRSPAQFAVSRIARLFPVYWAVVLLIVAVGIAATLAGQRWGAPTDLRTTLANLTMIPSALGVPFTAGVAWTLWVEARFYLLMGGLLLIGLTYRRVIAFGFLWLTLAALGRERDSAVLDAVLLGEYAGLFVAGIAVYLMYRYGPNLLLWLLLGFAWCYALTVLNDRVVAHPGTSWAVSAAVLTGCLGLLLLAGPGPLRRLRWRPLVYAGALTYPFYLVHQSLGVPVTRGILENVPGIGLLSSIALGLTLCMLLAAALERFVDRKLGRRFRHHLTAALKADERGRGGGESSAAGRESDASAERGRAELAGVGGP; via the coding sequence ATGCCCGCGCCCGTCGCAACCGTCCCCCGCCCGCCTCGTACAGCCAGGAAGGTTCGGCCATGGTCAAGATGGGCGCGATGGGCGCGATGGGCGCGATGGACGCGGCGGGCGAGAGAGGCGCGGCCCTGCGGCCCGTACGGCGACGGGCGGCTGGCCGCCATCGACGGTCTGCGGCTGCTGGCGGCGATAGCCGTGGCCGCCTACCACTTCGTGGGCACCCCGACGCGTGACTTCTGGGGCACCGACACCGCCCACGATCTGAACGCCGTCGCGCCCACCCTCCACCCCGTCAGCGGTTACGGCTGGCTCGGGGTCGAGGCGTTCTTCCTGATCAGCGGCTTCGTCATCTGCATGTCATGCTGGGGCCGTTCCCCGGCGCAGTTCGCGGTATCCCGCATCGCCCGGCTCTTCCCCGTCTACTGGGCCGTGGTCCTGCTCATCGTCGCGGTCGGTATCGCCGCCACGCTCGCCGGTCAGCGGTGGGGCGCCCCCACGGACCTGCGGACGACCCTCGCCAACCTCACGATGATCCCGAGCGCTCTCGGCGTCCCCTTCACCGCCGGCGTGGCCTGGACCCTCTGGGTGGAAGCCCGCTTCTACCTGCTCATGGGCGGCCTGCTGCTGATCGGACTGACCTACCGGCGCGTCATCGCCTTCGGGTTCCTCTGGCTCACCCTCGCCGCCCTGGGCCGCGAACGGGACTCCGCCGTCCTCGACGCCGTCCTCCTCGGTGAGTACGCCGGACTCTTCGTGGCCGGCATCGCGGTGTACCTGATGTACCGCTACGGGCCGAACCTGCTGCTGTGGCTGCTGCTCGGGTTCGCCTGGTGCTACGCCCTCACCGTCCTCAACGACCGCGTCGTCGCCCACCCCGGAACCAGTTGGGCCGTCAGCGCGGCAGTCCTCACCGGCTGCCTCGGACTGCTCCTCCTGGCCGGTCCCGGACCCCTCCGTCGCCTGCGGTGGCGTCCCCTCGTCTACGCGGGCGCCCTGACCTACCCGTTCTACCTCGTCCATCAGAGCCTCGGCGTCCCCGTCACCCGCGGCATCCTGGAGAACGTCCCCGGAATCGGCCTGCTCTCCTCGATCGCCCTCGGTCTGACCCTCTGCATGCTGCTCGCCGCCGCGCTGGAACGCTTCGTCGACCGCAAGCTCGGCCGGCGCTTCCGCCACCACCTCACGGCCGCCCTGAAAGCCGACGAACGAGGCCGCGGAGGTGGTGAGTCGAGCGCGGCGGGGCGTGAGTCCGACGCGTCCGCCGAGCGGGGGCGCGCCGAGCTAGCGGGGGTGGGAGGGCCCTGA
- the pdxH gene encoding pyridoxamine 5'-phosphate oxidase, which translates to MREQYRSEDFTERDLAADPMEQFARWFRQVAVGGVLHEPNAMVVSTATPDGRPSSRTVLLKQYDDRGFVFFTNYDSRKGRELAANHHVSLLFPWHAMARQVIVTGTAARTSREETAAYFRTRPHGSQLGAWASAQSTVAGSREELIDRYEELAARYPEGEKVPVPPHWGGFRVVPETIEFWQGHENRLHDRLRYVREGDGPDGRTWRVERLCP; encoded by the coding sequence ATGCGCGAGCAGTACCGCTCGGAGGACTTCACCGAGCGCGATCTCGCCGCCGATCCGATGGAGCAGTTCGCCCGCTGGTTCCGCCAGGTCGCCGTCGGCGGGGTGCTGCACGAGCCCAACGCGATGGTCGTCTCCACCGCCACCCCGGACGGCCGCCCGTCCTCGCGCACCGTGCTCCTCAAGCAGTACGACGACCGGGGCTTCGTCTTCTTCACCAACTACGACTCCCGCAAGGGCCGCGAACTGGCGGCGAACCATCACGTCTCGCTGCTCTTTCCCTGGCACGCGATGGCCCGCCAGGTCATCGTCACCGGCACCGCCGCCCGCACCTCGCGCGAGGAGACCGCCGCCTACTTCCGTACCCGTCCGCACGGCTCCCAGCTCGGCGCGTGGGCCAGTGCCCAGTCCACCGTCGCCGGCTCCCGCGAGGAGCTGATCGACCGGTACGAGGAACTGGCCGCCCGCTACCCGGAAGGCGAGAAGGTGCCGGTCCCGCCGCACTGGGGCGGCTTCCGCGTCGTCCCGGAGACGATCGAGTTCTGGCAGGGGCACGAGAACCGGCTGCACGACCGGCTGCGGTACGTACGCGAGGGCGACGGGCCGGACGGGCGTACGTGGCGGGTGGAGCGGCTCTGCCCGTAG
- a CDS encoding cyclopropane-fatty-acyl-phospholipid synthase family protein produces MSSDTARTEGATGTTDSAAFWENHYAGVEPQGGTRPNAVLAEVVTALAPGPTGGGRALDLGCGHGGDALWLAARGWDVTAVDVSATALGRVAAGAAAAGLTERVHPDRHDLARSFPEGVFELVTASYFHTPVEIPRDQVLRRAAEAVAPGGLLVLVEHASLAPWSWQNGDEDVRFPTPDEVRASLRLDGGWRTERCHAPRRTATGPGGETATVTDNVIAVRRLRPQREV; encoded by the coding sequence ATGAGCAGCGACACCGCCCGTACCGAGGGCGCCACCGGCACCACCGACTCCGCCGCGTTCTGGGAGAACCACTACGCAGGCGTCGAACCGCAGGGGGGCACCCGTCCCAACGCCGTCCTGGCCGAGGTCGTCACCGCCCTGGCCCCCGGGCCGACCGGCGGCGGTCGGGCGCTCGACCTCGGCTGCGGGCACGGCGGCGACGCGCTCTGGCTCGCCGCGCGCGGCTGGGACGTCACCGCCGTCGACGTCTCCGCGACCGCCCTCGGCCGGGTCGCCGCCGGGGCCGCAGCGGCCGGGCTTACCGAGCGCGTCCACCCCGACCGGCACGACCTCGCCCGGTCCTTCCCCGAGGGGGTCTTCGAGCTGGTCACCGCCAGCTACTTCCACACCCCTGTGGAGATCCCTCGTGATCAGGTCCTCCGGCGCGCCGCCGAAGCCGTCGCCCCCGGTGGTCTCCTCGTCCTGGTCGAGCACGCCTCGCTCGCCCCCTGGTCGTGGCAGAACGGCGACGAGGACGTACGGTTCCCCACCCCCGACGAGGTACGCGCGTCGCTCCGGCTCGACGGCGGATGGCGCACCGAGCGCTGCCACGCGCCCCGGCGCACCGCCACCGGACCCGGCGGCGAGACGGCCACCGTCACCGACAACGTCATCGCCGTCCGCCGTCTCCGCCCCCAGCGCGAGGTCTGA
- a CDS encoding helix-turn-helix domain-containing protein, whose protein sequence is MGDDANTGEQPNPDFASRDRADVLAAVGPRLRELRRRHGMTLAELAERTGINESTLSRLEGGTRKPTLELLLPLAEVHAVPLDELVGAPRTGDPRIHLRPVTRDGLTYVPLSRPGGVQAHKLLIRPSPAGTEPTLRTHEGFEWLYVLAGRLRLILGDRTLVLKPGEAAEFDTHVPHWLGPDDDRTVELLVLFGHQGERAHLRARQEPLRGSADGTL, encoded by the coding sequence ATGGGAGACGACGCGAACACAGGGGAGCAACCGAATCCGGACTTCGCCTCGCGGGACCGGGCCGATGTGCTCGCGGCGGTGGGCCCCCGTCTGCGCGAACTGCGGAGGCGGCACGGGATGACGCTGGCCGAGCTGGCGGAGCGGACCGGGATCAACGAGAGCACCCTGTCCCGCCTGGAAGGCGGCACGCGCAAGCCGACGCTGGAGCTGCTGCTGCCGCTGGCGGAGGTGCATGCGGTCCCGCTGGACGAGCTGGTGGGCGCACCCCGCACCGGGGACCCGCGCATCCACCTCCGCCCGGTGACGCGGGACGGGCTCACGTACGTACCGCTGAGCCGGCCGGGCGGGGTGCAGGCGCACAAACTGCTGATCCGGCCGAGTCCGGCGGGCACGGAACCTACGCTGCGGACCCACGAGGGCTTCGAGTGGCTGTACGTCCTGGCCGGACGGCTGCGGCTGATCCTGGGCGACCGGACGCTGGTGCTGAAGCCGGGTGAGGCGGCAGAGTTCGACACCCACGTCCCGCACTGGCTCGGCCCCGACGACGACCGGACGGTGGAACTCCTCGTCCTCTTCGGCCACCAGGGCGAACGGGCCCACCTGCGGGCCCGCCAGGAACCTCTGCGAGGATCGGCCGATGGGACCCTCTGA
- a CDS encoding metal-dependent transcriptional regulator, with protein MSGLIDTTEMYLRTILELEEEGVVPMRARIAERLDQSGPTVSQTVARMERDGLVQVAGDRHLELTEEGRRLATRVMRKHRLAECLLVDVIGLEWEQVHAEACRWEHVMSEAVERRVLELLRHPTESPYGNPIPGLEELGENAEADPFLDDSMVSLAELDPGTEGKTVVVRRIGEPIQTDAQLMYTLRRAGVQPGAVVSVTESPGGVLVGSSGEAAELGAEVASHVFVAKR; from the coding sequence ATGTCCGGACTGATCGACACCACGGAGATGTATCTCCGCACCATCCTCGAACTGGAAGAGGAAGGCGTCGTCCCCATGCGCGCCCGCATCGCCGAACGGCTGGACCAGAGCGGTCCGACCGTCAGCCAGACGGTGGCCCGTATGGAGCGCGACGGCCTGGTCCAGGTCGCGGGCGACCGCCACCTGGAGCTGACCGAGGAGGGCCGTCGGCTCGCCACCCGCGTCATGCGCAAGCACCGGCTCGCCGAATGCCTGCTCGTGGACGTGATCGGCCTGGAGTGGGAGCAGGTCCACGCCGAGGCGTGCCGCTGGGAGCACGTGATGAGCGAGGCGGTGGAGCGGCGGGTGCTGGAGCTGCTGCGCCACCCGACGGAGTCGCCGTACGGGAACCCCATTCCGGGCCTGGAGGAGCTGGGCGAGAATGCCGAGGCCGACCCGTTCCTGGACGACTCCATGGTGAGCCTGGCCGAGCTGGATCCGGGCACCGAGGGCAAGACCGTGGTCGTGCGGCGGATCGGGGAGCCGATCCAGACCGACGCCCAGCTGATGTACACGCTGCGCAGGGCCGGGGTGCAGCCCGGCGCCGTCGTCAGCGTGACCGAGTCGCCCGGCGGGGTGCTGGTCGGCTCCAGCGGCGAGGCCGCCGAGCTGGGTGCCGAGGTCGCCTCGCACGTCTTCGTCGCCAAGCGCTGA
- a CDS encoding PAS domain-containing protein encodes MGASRSSGTTDEIGPDEDSGGGPPGRSTIPGPPAGEDGLPCPPAGSELLAALLDGMDAALCAFDAAGTVTHWNREAERVLGWTAEEAVGRSGFAGWAVRRADADEVRDRLMSAMDAPGRQVHEFALLRKDGGRVLVRTQSAGVRGADGRPAGVYCAFSEVHAQIDLERAIALSEALLEDASWGVVLVDVDLRPTVVNAYAARALGGSRTRLLGRPLGDLVVQGVEEVEAALHHVLAEGAPSAPAELWVTLRTAEGERRRCWRSGFLRLASPLTEEPVPLGVGWLFRDVTAAKLAEQEADRLRFRTSQLHRAARTASECEDPMEAATSLLDFALAGFADHVLIDLVAGERLVRTAATPFDAPGPCLPVSGGAIPARYAPGHPALQAVERTGTVRTSGATGAADPAAWAVERRWPRDAAHALCAVLRSRGRTLGVLTFLRAANRAAFERTDTAYAETVAARVAGAVDLARATADSR; translated from the coding sequence GTGGGTGCTTCCAGGAGCAGTGGGACCACCGACGAGATCGGGCCGGACGAGGACTCCGGAGGCGGGCCACCGGGGCGCTCCACGATTCCCGGACCCCCGGCGGGGGAGGACGGGCTCCCCTGTCCGCCCGCCGGGTCCGAGCTGCTGGCGGCCCTGCTCGACGGCATGGACGCCGCGCTCTGCGCGTTCGACGCGGCCGGCACCGTCACCCACTGGAACCGCGAGGCCGAACGCGTCCTGGGATGGACGGCCGAGGAGGCCGTGGGCCGGAGCGGCTTCGCCGGCTGGGCGGTGCGCAGGGCCGACGCGGACGAGGTGCGGGACCGGCTGATGTCGGCCATGGACGCGCCGGGGCGGCAGGTGCACGAGTTCGCGCTGCTGCGCAAGGACGGCGGCCGGGTCCTGGTGCGGACCCAGTCCGCAGGGGTGCGCGGCGCGGACGGGCGACCGGCCGGGGTCTACTGCGCGTTCAGCGAGGTGCACGCCCAGATCGACCTGGAGCGGGCCATCGCGCTGAGCGAGGCGCTGCTGGAGGACGCGTCCTGGGGCGTGGTCCTCGTAGATGTGGACCTGCGCCCCACGGTGGTCAACGCGTACGCCGCCCGCGCGCTCGGCGGCAGCCGTACCCGCCTCCTCGGCCGTCCGCTCGGCGACCTGGTGGTCCAGGGCGTCGAGGAGGTGGAGGCGGCCCTCCACCATGTGCTCGCCGAGGGCGCCCCGAGCGCCCCGGCCGAGCTGTGGGTGACCCTGCGGACGGCCGAGGGCGAGCGTCGGCGGTGCTGGCGCAGCGGGTTCCTGCGACTGGCGTCGCCCCTGACGGAAGAACCGGTTCCGCTCGGGGTGGGGTGGCTGTTCCGGGACGTCACCGCCGCCAAGCTCGCCGAACAGGAGGCCGACCGGCTGCGGTTCCGGACGAGCCAGCTCCACCGGGCCGCCCGTACGGCCTCCGAGTGCGAGGACCCGATGGAGGCGGCGACCTCCCTGCTGGACTTCGCGCTCGCCGGGTTCGCGGACCACGTTCTGATCGACCTGGTGGCGGGTGAGCGCCTGGTCCGTACGGCCGCCACGCCTTTCGACGCCCCCGGCCCCTGCCTGCCGGTCTCCGGGGGTGCGATCCCCGCCCGGTACGCCCCCGGCCACCCGGCCCTCCAGGCGGTCGAGCGCACCGGAACGGTCCGGACGAGCGGGGCCACCGGGGCCGCCGACCCGGCCGCCTGGGCGGTGGAGCGCCGCTGGCCGCGGGACGCGGCGCACGCGCTCTGCGCGGTGCTCCGGAGCCGGGGGCGGACGCTGGGCGTGCTGACATTCCTGCGCGCGGCGAACCGGGCCGCGTTCGAACGTACCGACACGGCGTACGCGGAGACGGTCGCGGCACGGGTCGCGGGAGCGGTGGACCTGGCGCGGGCGACGGCGGACAGCCGGTAG
- a CDS encoding VOC family protein — protein sequence MTTPRPSLTLSSTVLDAPDAAVLADFYRRLLGWETVQDEPGWVKLLPPGGGSGLGFQTAQPYVPPVWPATMGDQLMMLHLDFEVSDLEAGVAHAVAEGARPAEFQPQHDVRVLFDPAGHPFCLFVSDRVPGEPPTISPEWVAEQTREIAEQDRVTIQDAVAPDPADRPAGPARQAEPDTGA from the coding sequence ATGACCACGCCCCGCCCGTCCCTGACCCTGTCCAGCACGGTGCTCGACGCCCCGGACGCGGCGGTGCTGGCGGACTTCTACCGCCGCCTCCTCGGGTGGGAGACCGTGCAGGACGAACCCGGCTGGGTGAAGCTGCTCCCGCCCGGCGGCGGCTCCGGCCTGGGCTTCCAGACCGCGCAGCCGTACGTGCCGCCGGTCTGGCCCGCCACCATGGGCGACCAACTGATGATGCTGCACCTGGACTTCGAGGTCTCCGACCTGGAGGCGGGCGTGGCCCACGCGGTCGCGGAGGGCGCGCGACCGGCGGAGTTCCAGCCGCAACACGACGTACGGGTGCTGTTCGATCCGGCGGGCCACCCGTTCTGCCTGTTCGTGAGCGACCGGGTGCCGGGCGAACCGCCCACGATCAGCCCGGAGTGGGTGGCGGAGCAGACGCGGGAGATCGCGGAGCAGGACCGGGTGACGATCCAGGACGCGGTGGCCCCGGACCCGGCGGACCGCCCGGCGGGCCCGGCCCGGCAGGCGGAGCCGGACACGGGGGCGTAG
- a CDS encoding alpha/beta fold hydrolase, which produces MVRRIDVTGTDGVRLAAWEFADPPKGRTEADRAPGVLLLHGLMGRASHWAPTARWLSERHRAVGLDQRGHGRSAKPADGPYTRDAYVSDAEATIEQLGLGPVTVIGHAMGALTGWQLAAKRPDLVRALVVCDMRASALGAASQREWSDWFDSWPLPFATLADVRKWFGEDDPWVERPNPSRGAFYAEVMAEREDGWRPVFSRRQMLHTRATWVYDAHWEELTQVRCPALVLRGLDGELGRAEAQEMVRVLPRGQYAEVADAGHLVHYDQPEGWRAAVEPFLDQLAEDDRCDRDGRDDQDDREPVAP; this is translated from the coding sequence ATGGTGCGGCGCATCGATGTGACCGGTACCGACGGCGTACGCCTCGCGGCATGGGAGTTCGCCGACCCGCCCAAGGGGCGGACGGAGGCGGACCGGGCCCCCGGGGTCTTACTGCTGCACGGACTGATGGGCCGGGCCTCGCACTGGGCCCCCACGGCCCGCTGGCTCTCCGAACGGCACCGGGCGGTCGGCCTCGACCAGCGGGGCCACGGTCGCAGCGCCAAGCCCGCCGACGGCCCGTACACCCGCGACGCCTACGTCTCCGACGCCGAGGCCACGATCGAACAGCTCGGGCTCGGCCCGGTCACCGTCATCGGCCACGCCATGGGAGCGCTCACCGGCTGGCAGCTCGCCGCCAAGCGCCCCGACCTCGTCCGCGCCCTCGTCGTCTGCGACATGCGGGCCTCCGCCCTCGGGGCCGCCTCCCAGCGTGAGTGGAGCGACTGGTTCGACTCCTGGCCGCTGCCCTTCGCCACCCTCGCCGACGTACGGAAGTGGTTCGGCGAGGACGACCCCTGGGTGGAGCGGCCCAACCCCTCGCGCGGAGCGTTCTACGCCGAGGTGATGGCCGAGCGGGAGGACGGCTGGCGGCCCGTCTTCTCCCGCCGCCAGATGCTCCACACCCGTGCCACCTGGGTCTACGACGCCCACTGGGAGGAGCTGACCCAGGTCCGGTGCCCCGCCCTGGTGCTGCGCGGGCTCGACGGGGAGCTGGGCCGGGCCGAGGCGCAGGAGATGGTTCGGGTCCTGCCGCGCGGCCAGTACGCGGAGGTCGCGGACGCGGGCCACCTCGTCCACTACGACCAGCCGGAGGGCTGGCGGGCCGCGGTGGAGCCCTTCCTGGACCAGCTCGCCGAGGACGACCGGTGCGACCGGGACGGCCGCGACGACCAGGACGACCGCGAGCCGGTCGCCCCGTAG